The genomic stretch CGTTCTGCGAGAGAGGCCCGGTCGATGTCGTCAATACTCGCGGGCGGGAACCAGCAGCCCCAGCACCGGGGCCAGTCGGGACATCCCAGGCCCGCGCCTGAAACGCGCACGAGACTACCGACGCCGATGAGCAAGAGGATCGCAACGAGGGTGGTGATGGCGGTTTTTTGGAATGTGTTCATAAAACCTGCTGACTACCGTTTCTCTTTCAACATTTCATCAATGGCTTTGCGCACTGTGCGCCGCCACGCCCATTCGGACATTTCATCCCAGTTGTCGGTATTTTTGGGTCTGCGAAAATACAGGTAGAGTTCAATGCCCATATAGACCCAAAATGCGATAAAAATAAAGATGAAGACCCAGATCATAGTATATTGCGAAGTCACGAGACAGTGTTATGTTATAGCGATAAGTAAAGATAAGGAAAAAGATTGCACAAGCAACCGTTAGGAGGAGAGATGGAGTATAGCATTTTGAGAGGGACGGGTATTCGCGTGTCGCGGATATGTTTGGGCGCTATGACATTTGGCGATCAAGCCGATGAGGCTACGTCTATTCGCATGGTGGATACGGCTCTGGATGCGGGTGTGAATTTTATCGATACGGCAGATACTTATGTGAATGGCGTGTCCGAAGAAATTGTGGGTAAGGCACTCAAGGGCAAACGCGACCGGGTGATTTTGGCGAGCAAGATCG from Gemmatimonadota bacterium encodes the following:
- a CDS encoding COX15/CtaA family protein; its protein translation is MNTFQKTAITTLVAILLLIGVGSLVRVSGAGLGCPDWPRCWGCWFPPASIDDIDRASLAER